Proteins encoded by one window of Cylindrospermum stagnale PCC 7417:
- a CDS encoding ABC transporter permease, whose protein sequence is MSRSKALQYYIVSRLLLAPLQLLTIITIVFLLLRATPGDPADAILGGRAPESAKEELRKQLGLDLPIWLQYLNYLGNILRFDLGTSLTSRGQNVGEIIGQYFPATVELAVFSMAIALVVGVTVGTVSASRPGTYLDVGGRLFGVITYAIPMFWAGMLLQLVFSVQLGWFPNSNRFPPNLPAPSAITGLYTIDSLLSGNISQFFTSLHHLALPSLTLGILLSSIFERIVRVNLEQTLEADYVEAARARGISENKILVSHALKNALIPVITVLGLTFASLLGGAILTEVTFSWPGLANRLYQAISDRDYPTVQGVLVFFGAIVVSASILIDILNAYVDPRIRY, encoded by the coding sequence ATGTCTCGTTCTAAAGCTTTACAATATTACATTGTCTCCCGTTTGCTGCTGGCGCCACTTCAGCTATTAACTATCATTACAATAGTCTTTCTGTTACTCAGAGCAACACCGGGAGATCCAGCTGATGCAATTCTCGGTGGACGTGCGCCAGAAAGTGCTAAGGAGGAATTAAGAAAACAATTGGGTTTAGACCTGCCTATATGGTTACAGTATTTAAATTACTTGGGAAACATCCTGCGCTTTGATTTGGGAACTTCTTTAACGAGTCGGGGACAGAATGTTGGGGAGATAATTGGGCAATATTTCCCAGCGACGGTAGAGTTAGCTGTCTTTAGTATGGCGATCGCACTTGTCGTCGGTGTTACAGTTGGAACTGTGTCGGCTTCTCGTCCTGGAACATATCTTGATGTGGGTGGGCGGTTGTTTGGCGTTATCACCTACGCCATCCCGATGTTTTGGGCGGGTATGCTGTTGCAGTTGGTGTTCTCGGTTCAACTAGGTTGGTTCCCTAATTCCAACCGTTTTCCGCCAAATCTGCCGGCTCCCTCTGCTATCACTGGGCTGTATACAATTGATAGTCTGTTAAGTGGTAACATCAGCCAGTTTTTCACATCTTTGCATCATCTCGCCCTTCCGAGTCTCACCTTGGGAATATTACTCAGCAGTATTTTTGAGCGAATTGTGCGCGTGAATTTAGAGCAAACCCTAGAAGCGGATTATGTAGAAGCGGCTAGAGCGAGGGGAATTAGTGAAAATAAGATTTTAGTCTCCCATGCCTTGAAGAATGCCTTAATCCCCGTAATTACGGTGTTGGGGTTAACTTTTGCTTCTCTGCTAGGTGGGGCGATTTTAACTGAGGTGACGTTTTCCTGGCCTGGGTTAGCGAATCGATTGTATCAAGCCATCTCAGACCGCGATTATCCTACTGTACAGGGGGTTTTAGTCTTTTTCGGTGCGATCGTTGTTAGTGCCAGCATTTTAATTGATATTTTAAATGCTTATGTAGATCCACGAATTCGCTATTAA
- a CDS encoding ABC transporter substrate-binding protein: MTWFSLSMRQWSRITKFLSFFCLCLFLIVSCTPRPQTTTPASGSVNTPLGDGRITVGTTSKPRTLDPADAYELASLGLVFNMSDRLYTYEPGSTEIKPQLATALPKVSQDGLTYTIPLRQGVIFHDQTPFNAKAMEFSIQRFIENKGKPSFLLSDAVASVKATGDNELTIKLKKPFAAFPSLLAFSGVCAVSPKAYEIGAGKFKPNIFVGTGPYKLAQYGTDSLRFDVFDKYWGEKPANKGVNVQIQTSPVNLFNAFRTGAMDVVYLSLEPDQIRSLTKDATNDKWQAISAKGSVVSYLVLNRNQKPLDKPEVRSAIASLIDRPLIMERALFGQADPLYSMIPTTFDVSQPLFKDKYGDGNIEQAKKSLTAAGFSKENPAKVQIWYPSSSPTRSLAAQTIKALADTKLDGMLQFEVKPAESATFFKEGPKGLYPATLLDWYPDFLDPDNYVQPFLSCSKGSVDKGCEDGGSQGQGSFYYSEAVNKLIDQERKEQNPEARKKIFTDIQAQVVTDLPYIPLWQNKDFVFAQKGVSGVQLDPTQNLIYKTIKK; the protein is encoded by the coding sequence ATGACTTGGTTTTCTTTGTCCATGAGACAGTGGAGTCGGATTACAAAATTCCTATCTTTTTTCTGTCTATGTTTATTTTTGATTGTTAGTTGCACTCCTCGCCCACAGACAACTACCCCAGCATCTGGTTCTGTGAATACTCCCCTTGGTGATGGTCGCATTACTGTGGGTACGACATCAAAGCCCAGAACCCTTGATCCGGCTGATGCCTATGAACTGGCATCTTTGGGTTTAGTATTTAATATGAGCGATCGCCTTTACACCTACGAACCGGGAAGCACAGAAATTAAGCCCCAACTGGCGACAGCATTACCCAAAGTCAGTCAAGATGGTTTAACTTACACTATTCCCCTACGTCAGGGAGTAATTTTTCATGATCAAACTCCCTTCAACGCCAAAGCAATGGAGTTTAGCATCCAGCGCTTTATCGAAAATAAGGGTAAACCCTCGTTCTTGCTATCCGATGCGGTGGCTTCGGTGAAAGCCACTGGCGATAATGAGTTAACCATCAAGCTGAAAAAACCCTTTGCGGCGTTTCCTTCTCTGCTGGCTTTTTCTGGAGTGTGTGCAGTTTCACCCAAAGCTTACGAAATTGGCGCTGGCAAATTTAAGCCGAATATCTTTGTGGGGACTGGCCCTTACAAATTAGCCCAGTATGGCACTGATTCACTGAGATTTGACGTGTTCGATAAATATTGGGGGGAAAAACCAGCCAATAAAGGCGTCAACGTGCAAATCCAAACCAGTCCAGTTAATTTGTTTAATGCCTTCCGTACTGGTGCAATGGATGTGGTTTACTTGTCTCTGGAACCTGATCAAATTCGCAGCTTAACTAAAGATGCAACCAATGATAAATGGCAGGCAATCAGCGCTAAGGGTAGCGTAGTCAGTTATCTGGTGTTGAACCGGAATCAGAAGCCGTTGGATAAACCAGAGGTTCGGAGTGCGATCGCATCCTTAATAGATCGTCCCCTAATTATGGAACGCGCTTTATTTGGTCAAGCTGATCCACTTTACAGCATGATTCCCACCACCTTTGATGTTTCTCAGCCATTATTTAAAGATAAATATGGTGATGGTAACATTGAGCAGGCTAAAAAATCCTTAACTGCTGCTGGTTTCTCCAAAGAAAATCCGGCAAAGGTACAAATTTGGTATCCTTCAAGTTCACCAACTCGCAGTTTAGCAGCGCAAACAATTAAAGCCCTGGCTGATACAAAGTTGGATGGAATGCTGCAATTTGAAGTCAAACCCGCAGAATCGGCTACTTTCTTTAAAGAAGGCCCCAAAGGTTTATATCCGGCAACTTTGCTTGATTGGTATCCAGACTTTTTAGATCCAGATAACTACGTGCAACCATTTTTATCTTGTTCAAAAGGTTCGGTCGATAAAGGATGCGAAGATGGTGGTAGTCAGGGTCAGGGTTCGTTTTACTATAGCGAAGCTGTAAATAAGCTAATTGATCAGGAACGCAAGGAACAAAACCCCGAAGCTAGAAAGAAGATATTTACCGATATTCAAGCCCAAGTAGTGACTGATTTACCTTATATTCCTTTATGGCAAAACAAAGACTTTGTATTTGCCCAAAAAGGTGTGAGCGGTGTCCAACTTGACCCCACCCAAAACTTGATTTATAAGACTATTAAAAAGTAG
- the psbB gene encoding photosystem II chlorophyll-binding protein CP47: MGLPWYRVHTVVLNDPGRLISVHLMHTALVAGWAGSMALYELAIYDPSDPVLNPMWRQGMFVLPFMSRLGVTESWGGWSVTTAQATDPGFWSFEGVAAAHIVLSGLLFLAAVWHWVYWDLELFRDPRTGEPALDLPKMFGIHLFLSGLLCFGFGAFHLTGLFGPGMWVSDAFGVAGSIQPVAPEWGPAGFNPFNPGGVVAHHIAAGVVGIIAGLFHLSVRPPERLYKALRMGNIETVLSSSIAAVFFAAFIVAGTMWYGNATTPIELFGPTRYQWDQGYFRQEIERRVQTSVAQGDTLEEAWAKIPERLAFFDYVGNSPAKGGLFRTGAMDKGDGIAQSWQGHAVFKDSEGRELTVRRLPNFFETFPVILTDKDGVIRADIPFRRAESKYSFEQSGVTVSFYGGDLNGKTFTEPADVKKYARKAQGGEIFEFDRETLNSDGVFRTSPRGWFTFGHAVFALLFFFGHLWHGSRTIYRDVFAGVEADLEEQVEWGLFQKVGDKSTRRRKEAL, translated from the coding sequence ATGGGACTACCCTGGTACCGAGTACATACAGTCGTTCTGAACGATCCAGGTCGGCTGATTTCTGTACACTTGATGCACACTGCTTTGGTAGCAGGCTGGGCCGGTTCGATGGCACTATACGAACTGGCTATCTACGACCCCAGTGATCCAGTTCTTAACCCAATGTGGCGCCAAGGGATGTTCGTTCTCCCCTTCATGTCACGTTTGGGCGTCACCGAATCTTGGGGTGGTTGGAGCGTAACAACTGCACAAGCAACCGATCCTGGTTTCTGGTCATTTGAAGGCGTTGCTGCGGCTCACATTGTTCTTTCTGGTCTGTTATTCCTAGCTGCTGTTTGGCACTGGGTTTACTGGGATTTGGAACTCTTTAGAGACCCCCGCACTGGTGAACCTGCCCTAGACTTGCCAAAAATGTTTGGCATTCACCTGTTCTTATCTGGTCTTCTCTGTTTTGGTTTTGGTGCTTTTCACCTCACCGGACTATTCGGCCCGGGGATGTGGGTTTCTGACGCCTTTGGTGTAGCTGGCAGCATCCAGCCAGTAGCACCAGAATGGGGTCCTGCTGGGTTTAACCCATTTAACCCTGGTGGCGTTGTGGCTCACCACATTGCCGCTGGTGTTGTTGGCATTATCGCTGGTTTATTCCACCTCTCAGTTCGCCCCCCTGAAAGGCTCTACAAGGCCCTGCGGATGGGTAACATCGAAACAGTACTTTCTAGCAGTATTGCTGCGGTTTTCTTCGCCGCTTTCATCGTAGCTGGTACTATGTGGTACGGTAACGCTACCACCCCAATTGAATTGTTTGGTCCTACCCGTTATCAATGGGATCAGGGCTACTTCCGTCAGGAAATTGAGCGCCGCGTCCAAACTAGCGTTGCTCAAGGCGACACCCTGGAAGAAGCTTGGGCAAAAATTCCCGAAAGACTTGCTTTCTTTGATTATGTAGGTAATAGCCCCGCTAAAGGCGGTCTATTCCGCACAGGTGCTATGGACAAGGGCGATGGCATTGCTCAGTCTTGGCAAGGCCACGCGGTATTCAAAGATTCTGAAGGTAGGGAGTTGACCGTGCGTCGTCTGCCCAACTTCTTTGAAACCTTCCCAGTGATTCTGACCGACAAAGATGGAGTTATCCGCGCTGATATTCCTTTCCGTCGGGCAGAATCTAAGTATAGCTTTGAACAATCTGGCGTTACTGTCAGCTTCTACGGCGGCGATCTGAATGGCAAAACCTTTACAGAACCAGCTGACGTGAAGAAGTATGCCCGTAAGGCTCAAGGCGGTGAAATCTTTGAATTTGACCGGGAAACCTTGAACTCTGATGGTGTATTCCGCACCAGTCCTAGAGGTTGGTTTACCTTTGGACACGCTGTATTTGCTCTACTATTCTTCTTCGGTCACCTCTGGCATGGCTCTCGGACAATCTACCGAGATGTGTTTGCTGGTGTTGAGGCGGATCTGGAAGAACAAGTTGAGTGGGGTCTGTTCCAGAAAGTGGGTGACAAGTCAACCCGCCGCCGGAAGGAAGCTCTCTAA
- a CDS encoding photosystem II reaction center protein T, whose amino-acid sequence MESVAYILILTLAVGVLFFAIAFREPPRFEKKDK is encoded by the coding sequence ATGGAAAGCGTTGCATACATCTTGATTTTGACCTTGGCCGTAGGTGTTCTCTTTTTTGCGATCGCATTTCGCGAACCGCCTCGCTTTGAGAAAAAAGATAAGTAG
- a CDS encoding 30S ribosomal protein S1: MVNQNLTATEIGFTHEDFAALLDKYDYHFSPGDIVPGTVFSIEPRGALIDIGAKTAAYIPIQEMSINRVDSPEEVLQSNETREFFILTDENEDGQLTLSIRRIEYMRAWERVRQLQAEDATVRSGVFATNRGGALVRIEGLRGFIPGSHISTRKPKEELVGEELPLKFLEVDEERNRLVLSHRRALVERKMNRLEVGEVVIGTVRGIKPYGAFIDIGGVSGLLHISEISHEHIDTPHSVFNVNDEVKVMIIDLDAERGRISLSTKQLEPEPGDMIKNRDLVYDKAEEMAAKYREQLLAKQQGAAAAPAASVEAVEALAEEDIPSAMEIEEEIPSAMEIEEEIPSAMEIEEEIPAATETQEEILAATETQEEISAAIQE; encoded by the coding sequence ATGGTCAATCAGAACTTAACCGCTACAGAAATTGGATTTACTCACGAAGATTTCGCTGCTCTACTTGACAAATACGATTATCACTTTAGCCCTGGTGACATTGTGCCAGGAACTGTCTTCAGTATAGAGCCGCGCGGCGCTCTGATTGACATTGGTGCTAAAACAGCAGCATATATACCCATACAAGAAATGTCTATTAACCGGGTGGATAGCCCGGAAGAAGTCTTACAATCAAACGAAACACGGGAATTTTTCATTCTCACCGATGAAAACGAAGATGGTCAGCTAACCCTCTCGATTCGTCGGATTGAATATATGCGTGCTTGGGAGCGAGTACGGCAGTTGCAAGCAGAAGATGCTACTGTTCGTTCTGGCGTGTTTGCGACTAATCGTGGTGGAGCATTGGTAAGAATTGAGGGACTGCGCGGCTTTATCCCCGGTTCTCACATCAGTACTCGCAAACCGAAAGAAGAATTGGTAGGTGAAGAACTACCATTGAAATTCCTAGAAGTAGATGAAGAACGTAACCGCCTAGTTCTCTCCCACCGTCGGGCGCTGGTTGAGCGTAAGATGAACCGCTTGGAAGTTGGCGAGGTGGTGATTGGTACTGTTCGCGGTATCAAGCCTTATGGTGCCTTCATCGACATCGGTGGCGTCAGCGGACTATTGCACATCTCGGAAATATCTCACGAGCATATTGATACACCCCATAGTGTGTTCAATGTCAATGATGAAGTAAAAGTCATGATCATTGACTTGGATGCAGAAAGAGGTCGGATTTCTCTGTCTACTAAACAGTTGGAACCCGAACCCGGTGATATGATTAAGAACCGTGATTTGGTTTACGATAAGGCTGAAGAAATGGCAGCTAAGTATCGGGAACAGCTGCTAGCTAAACAGCAGGGTGCTGCGGCTGCGCCTGCTGCATCGGTGGAAGCTGTGGAAGCTTTAGCTGAAGAAGATATCCCATCAGCAATGGAAATTGAGGAAGAGATTCCATCAGCAATGGAAATTGAGGAAGAGATTCCATCAGCAATGGAAATTGAGGAAGAGATTCCAGCAGCAACGGAAACTCAAGAAGAGATTCTAGCAGCAACGGAAACTCAAGAAGAGATTTCAGCAGCTATTCAAGAGTAA
- a CDS encoding HAD family hydrolase, with amino-acid sequence MATIKCRNITFANIQGILFDKNGTLEDSEVYLRSLGQRGARMIDAQIPGTGEPLLMAFGINSDRLDPAGLISVASRRETEVAAAAYIAETGRGWFESLKIARQALDEAEQFIGQTPSPLFVGSLEVLQSLSAAGLKLGILSAATTEEVEKFVANHQLSDYIQLEMGVDEGPSKPDPILFVQACQALGVEPAATLMVGDSVGDMQMARNAKAAGCIGITWVGKSDHVRGADVVINQLDEIQIVEE; translated from the coding sequence TTGGCAACTATTAAATGTAGAAACATCACGTTTGCGAATATCCAAGGGATTTTGTTTGATAAAAATGGGACTTTAGAAGACTCAGAAGTGTATTTGCGATCGCTTGGACAAAGAGGTGCGCGGATGATCGACGCCCAGATTCCCGGAACTGGGGAACCGTTGTTAATGGCTTTTGGGATAAATAGCGATCGCTTAGATCCCGCCGGTTTAATCTCTGTAGCCAGTCGCAGAGAAACAGAAGTAGCAGCAGCAGCTTATATAGCCGAAACTGGTAGAGGCTGGTTTGAGTCCTTAAAAATCGCCCGTCAAGCCTTAGACGAAGCCGAACAATTCATTGGCCAAACTCCCTCACCGCTGTTTGTCGGTAGCTTGGAAGTCTTGCAATCTCTCTCAGCAGCAGGGTTAAAACTCGGCATTCTTTCAGCAGCCACAACTGAAGAAGTTGAGAAATTTGTCGCCAATCACCAGTTAAGCGATTACATCCAACTGGAAATGGGAGTAGATGAAGGGCCGAGTAAACCAGATCCAATACTATTTGTACAAGCTTGCCAAGCTTTGGGAGTCGAACCGGCAGCTACATTAATGGTAGGTGATTCCGTCGGTGATATGCAAATGGCGCGTAATGCTAAAGCCGCCGGTTGCATTGGTATCACTTGGGTGGGTAAGTCAGATCATGTCCGAGGTGCAGATGTGGTGATTAACCAACTCGATGAAATTCAAATTGTCGAAGAATAA
- a CDS encoding Uma2 family endonuclease, whose protein sequence is MQNTETTLKLRLWTVDEYHRMADAGIFGADERVELLEGKIIWMIAKGTAHRSAVGRTDRLLQNCLRNIALICVQDPVKLNNRSEPEPDISVVKIDPLDYADHHPTPSEVYLIIEVADSSLKLDCETKAKAYSQAGIKDYWVLDVVKRELHIFREPGEEGYQSEVILPEDGIVSPLEFPDLQIAVLEMLPPVSGF, encoded by the coding sequence ATGCAGAACACAGAAACAACCTTAAAACTGCGCCTGTGGACAGTTGACGAGTACCACCGGATGGCTGACGCTGGCATTTTTGGTGCAGATGAACGTGTGGAACTTCTAGAAGGGAAGATAATTTGGATGATTGCTAAAGGAACAGCCCATCGGTCAGCTGTGGGGAGAACAGATAGATTACTGCAAAATTGTTTAAGGAATATTGCTCTGATATGTGTTCAAGACCCGGTAAAGTTAAATAATCGGTCTGAACCAGAACCAGATATTTCTGTTGTGAAAATAGACCCGCTAGACTATGCAGATCATCATCCCACCCCTTCAGAAGTTTATCTAATTATTGAAGTAGCAGATAGCAGTTTGAAGTTAGATTGTGAAACTAAAGCTAAAGCTTATTCTCAAGCGGGAATTAAAGATTATTGGGTGTTAGATGTGGTAAAACGTGAGTTGCATATTTTCCGCGAACCAGGCGAAGAAGGTTATCAAAGTGAAGTGATTTTGCCAGAAGATGGGATTGTTTCACCTTTAGAGTTTCCTGATTTGCAGATTGCAGTTTTAGAGATGTTACCACCTGTGAGTGGGTTTTAG